ATTTTATCAGTTTTGGTCTCACTAACCCTCGTTTCCAGGAGGCTAATAATGTCTGGTATGTGCTCCATATTATATTCACGAAAAATGCAAGGAAATCTGGCATTGGCGCAACCCTGACAATTccaagaaaaaattgaaagattcataattaataaaattagaaataaaatcatACCTATTACTGACAAGATTCGTTCAATCCTTTAGAAATAGGTTCAACAAACCCTCCAATTTCAGCTTCATTTGATAGGTCAGAAGATATAAGCTTCGCGACCTCTTTCATAGAGTCAGCTAAAGAGACCCGTGAATTTGCAGAAGCTTTAAAACGACTCCCTCTTCCCCTTAAAACATTACTATTTTTGCGTCCTCCTTTAGTAACGCcaaatttctcatttatttttcgATCCTTATTTCTAGCATTACCTGCGCTCATAGACTCAAAAGAACAACCTTTAGATTGATCGGtggaattagaaaaaaaattaaaagtaacaaCAGAGTGCTTCCTATGATCTAAAATACTGTCTGTCAGCTGGACTTCAACCTCTACAGGACCTTCAAAAGCTAGGTTAAAATGTGCCTTTATGTCATCCGAATTTTTAGCTTGCAAATTTGAATCAAAACCGTTCCCAAAATTACCTACATCGGATAAGACAGTCCCAATTTCAGGATTagtcaaatttaaattaaagttAGAAGAAACCTTATTTTTTTGAGCATTAGGCAAGTCGTGAGATTGCTGCTGGTCACTTAAAGGCCTAGAAAGAATAATTAAGCCTTCCAGCTTCCCCATAGACCCATTATCGAGACTACCCGCACCCCTAAATTCAGGGATTCACATAAGACAAAATGGTTTACTTCAGCTAAGCAAACCTGCGAACACAAGCCACTTGGGTTTGTCTTAAAAATTGGCCCAACCAAAGACCCATTTGACCCATCATCCTCTATAACCATTTTCCCCAGGCTTTTCAGCCTTATTCTATCAGTTCCTTGGCTCGAATGGCCTCCTCCCCCAATGCGCCCAACAGCTAAATCGATGGCCTTTTTTTGGGTTACCGAATCTAGACCCAATCTTTTGGCAGATTCATTATTTAAATTAGGCAATGATTTAATAGCTTCCTCATATCTAGAAATAGGACTAATCAGATCATCTGCTTTTATCATCTCTTTTTCACCACTAACTCTCTTGCCCTTGGTAGTAAGGGCGTCAAATCTGGAGCCCAACCTTCCTTTTCCAACAACCTTACCACCAGATTCTCGAGAATCCCCCAATCTTCGGTGGGATCTGCGCTCTACCACCAACCAGGGACCGAAAGCTGGGTCTGATTCCTTCCCAAGTTTGTTGTTGTCTCTGCTTGAATTGTCGTCAGCCACCAGCTTGTCACCTTTTTTGCCCGACGTTTCTTTCGACAGGGAACACATTTCCCTCACATGTCCATATTTACCACAGGTAAAACAGATCGTTGGTAAGCTTTCATATTCCACCCTTTGGATGTCACCATTAACCTGAATCTGCGAGACGAGGGATTTGTCCAAGTTTATGAATACCGCCATACTAGCAAATCTCCTTTTGGTTCTATTATCTGTCTTAAAATCAAACTTTGCAACCTTACCAATCATACTTCCTATCGCCTCGAGAATCTTCCTCTTGAACATAAATCCTGGTAGTCCAGGTAACCTGATCCAAGCCATAACCACACTCGGGTATGGTTGAAGAGGGGAAAAGTCTTTTGTCCACGGCTGAATGGTTAAATATTGCCCATGGTCCCTGGGTTAAAACTTTCTCATAATCCTCATTATTCTGAAATTTAGCCAAAAAATACCCATTCTCAATATCCATTAATTGAAAAGGTTGTATAGGCTTCCAAAGATTGCTAATACGATTAAACAGTACACCATAGATGATATTTAGGCCTAGTAGTTTCAAAACTACTGTCATCTTTATTTCCTTGTATAAAATTTCTTTGACACGGTTAGAAAAGTCAATTACTGGGATTCCATTGACGGTGGACCTTATAATATCATTGTCTAACAGAGTAAAATCTCCGTCACTCCTCCCATCAAAACCTGCAAATCCTTAATCAGCCCCAAAGAGTTTGTCTTTCCAAGACATTACCATACTCGATGATGAGATAAAATCCATAGCCATATCCATAGAGACCCCATCGGATCCATCTTTGAACTTTATTTTCTTGGTGTTGCAATCTTCATATGACCGCAAGTTATCGTCGCCGTCGATCACTTTAAGAGAGTTTTCCATTTTGGAAGaatctttttactatttttttaatctttatacgTTAAAGGCTATTTTTGACATTATGCCTTTAGCCTTTTATCAAAACCCTTTCTTTACCCGCACTGATCCAcgctgaaaaataaaagaaaaaaaattcttctaCTTTGCTTTCATGTAAcgctgaaaaaaaaattaagaaaattcccaagtgaaaaaaggagaagaaatggCCTCAAAGCTTCTTCGTCAAACCCTAACCAAAACCTACACAACCGCCGTTATACGCCGCTTCTCCACCGTGGCTGCTGTAGCTTCCCCTTCCGAGTATGAGGACCCAACAGGAATCACCATGAAAGGTGTGAAAATTTCGGGCCGTCCACTTTACCTCGACATGCAAGCGACTACCCCCGTGGATCCTAGGGTTTTAGATTCGATGCTTCCGTTTTACCTCTCCCGTTATGGGAACCCTCACTCCCGTACTCACCTCTACGGTTGGGAATCTGAAACCGCCGTCGAAACAGCCCGCGCACAAGTCGCGGCACTCATTGGAGCTTCCCCGAAAGAAATCGTCTTTACCTCCGGCGCCACCGAATCGAACAACATCTCAATCAAAGGCGTTATGCATTTCTACAAGGACAAGAAGCGTCACGTCATCACGACTCAAACGGAGCACAAATGCGTTTTAGATTCTTGCCGGCATCTTCAACAGGAAGGTTTTGAGGTAACTTATTTGCCTGTCGGGTCTGATGGGCTTATTGATTTGGATAGATTAAGGAAAGAAATCCGGCCCGATACCGGGTTAATTTCTGTTATGGCGGTTAATAATGAAATTGGTGTGGTTCAACCGGTTGAAGAAATCGGTAAGATTTGTAAAGAATTTAATGTCCCTTTTCATACTGATGCTGCACAAGCTTTAGGGAAGATTAAGGTTGATGTAGAGAAGTGGAACGTAAGTTTAATGAGTTTAAGTGGGCATAAGATTTATGGTCCTAAAGGAGTTGGGGCTTTGTATATGAGAAGGCGACCTCGGATTAGAGTTGAGCCGCAAATGAACGGAGGTGGGCAAGAGAGAGGGATAAGGAGTGGGACGGTGCCGACTCCACTTGTGGTTGGGATAGGAGCGGCGTGTGACTTGGCAATGAAAGAAATGGAGTATGATGAGAAGAGAATTAAAGGGTTGCAAGAGAGGTTATTGAATGGGATTAGGGAGAAGATTGATGGGGTGGTGGTGAATGGAAGTATGGATAGGAGGTATGTTGGGAACTTAAACTTGTCGTTTGCGTATGTTGAAGGGGAGAGTTTGTTGATGGGATTGAAAGAAGTGGCAGTGTCTAGTGGGAGTGCATGTACTAGTGCTAGCTTGGAACCATCATATGTACTGAGAGCCTTGGGTGTGGATGAGGATATGGCACATACTTCGATTAGGTTTGGGATTGGAAGGTTTACTACCGAGGAGGAGATTGATAGGGCAGTTGAGCTTACTGTGAAACAGGTTGAGAAATTAAGGGAAATGAGTCCGCTTTATGAGATGGTCAAGGAAGGTATTGATATTAAGCAGATTCAATGGGCGCAGCATTGATAAAGTTTTTAATATCATTGAGGCTGCCTCACttggatatgaattgaatgtGGCAGTGCTAGCTAGAATGGTATGGCTGTATCCTGGTTTTCTTTTATTTGCCGTGACTTGTACATGCCTTGGAGAGCTGAGAGCTTTCTTAGATAGTTTATATGATTAGAGAGTAAATCTTGGATCCTATTTTGATAATAGAAACAATAAGAAGCACAGATGTTTAATATGTTGGCTCAGTCTGTATCGGCATAGCAAGTAATAGCTAGCTAGttgtatgtttatttttatgagaTGAATGAAAACTTAACTCGGGTGATCTATGACCACCGTAGttataccaatttttttttacaccCTCAACTAAAAACctggaaagagaaaaagaaacagGAAATTAAGATAATTTTGGTATTGAATTAAAGTTAAAGTAGCTTTATGTGTTTTTATAAATCGAGATTGTGTTTTAAGATAATTTTTGAGAATTTGATGTGGGTTTGGTGCTTCCATCTATGAATAACTGAACTTTTTGCTCCAAATCTAACAAATTGATGTATATGGTTCATCACATAGGTTATAGCAAATACATGATCGTAACTCCAATTTTTCCTAAAACTGCATTCGGATATCAATATTATGAGCTTTTTAAACTTATCAACATGTTATACATAATACTCTATAATTACCCTACACATATTAGGGCATCATTATGTATGTCCTACTAAAAACGTACATACCAGGACAAAGGGGtctctttcaattttttattccaTTTCTTATCCACGGGAGAATCTTATTTTTGAGGATTTCACATCTTCTAaaccctttttattattattgtcataCTTTGAACTCCATTCGATCTTATGATATTTGACAAAACATATACCTTTGTCATAAATAAATCGATATTTGACACTTGTTACCCAAATCCAATTAGTATAGTATTGTGCTACTTAATTTTAACTGGTGATGCAACATTTTAAGTTTTGCTAGCAATCGAGGTTGAATATCGTAGGAAcgattaaaatttattaacgagCCTTTTTCAAAGAGCATGATTACGTTATAACGAAGagaaataaatgagttaatttccttcataaaagaataaaaaaaaaaactcaactaaGTTATGCATATTTCCACCTTGGTGGATCAGGACATGGTTCTACCAAATTATTtccctaatttcatatttatcagTACATCAACCAGGAATGGGCAGATTCCAATTAATTATGCCAAAAGCCAATTGCATAAtctatatatatgagatgatatAAAGAAGGGAGAAGAGAGAAATCAATGAATATGAGTTTGCAGTGACCATCTACAAGGATTTCAATTGAAGGGGCGGAGGTGGATTCGTTGTTCTTCTCTTCCATATGTTTATTTCTTTCCGTGGCCGCAAAGGCAACCCTTCACAGCCAATCCTCATTGGAGCTGAGAAAGGAATCatcacttcttcttcttcttcaaagtcaCCATCTCTTCTCTCATCATCAGAGTAATAATTATAATCCCTGTGAACATGATCAGCTTCCAGGGGTGCAATCTGTGCCGTCCAATCAAAACTAGCAAAAGCATCACGGCCGCTTGCAAACCGCTTCATTTCTCCCAAACCAGGCGCTCTATTCATATCAGGCAAGTCTTTCTTGTTACTTGATGGCGCATCAGATTTTGCCAAGCTAAAGACTCGCCTTAACTTGGAAGCCTGCTTCTTCCCTTGTGTAGGAGAAGAAGATTGATGAGGGAGTGGAACAGAGACGGGCTTCAAATTAGCTTTAGCAGCTAATTTTCTAATATTCTTCTTGTGCTTGATCTGTCCCATGCATGAGACTTTGGGTGAAGTAGGATCTGGAGTTTCCAAGGTTCCACTCTTGGATTTCCTTCGAGCTTCATTGGGAATTATGGAAATGATGGGACAAGACAACCCTTTGCTTGCACAAGCTGCTCTCTTGTCTTTACCTGGGCTGAACGGTGGGTTCTGAAAGCTCACACGAACAGCTGAAACTGCTTTTGgcaaaattctcaatatcatgCTTTTGGGCTTACCCTGTTTCTTCATTCTATCTAAACACTTGGACAGGAGGATTTTGCAAACTCTGTTTTTATACATGTGATGAAACTCACTCCCAATTTGAAATGATAGTGAGAGGTTCTAGTTTTGACCCAATCCTACAACAAAGGGTTAGTCAAAAGTAGATTTTTAAGAATTCAGACCGAGCAAACCATGTTTGCCCATCCCAATAGTTACAGCTTTGAGAACGCAGCTTCCTTTATATTTCCAAAATCATCTATCAACATACTAGTTAATTGATTGTTTAATTAACTGATAAGCTAAGTGATTTAAATTAATCGATATGCCTTTAGGTTTTGGCATTGTCAAGCATTGATCTAATCATCGTTGCCCCTAATACAATAATATTATGCACAGCAGGTTGcgtaaacaaaaattttaaaagaaattaaactcAGTCTCCTTTGGTatccaatatatataaaaactaatgTAAGTACGAGTGgcaaatacaaaataaaattgttatttcCCATACATTATCGAGGGAGggctaaaaagatgataaattttaaattaattgctGCTAcgagtaaagaaaaataaattatgaaagctGAGGAAGGGGTGCTGTTGATCACACAAACGGGATATATTGGTAAATGCATAAGACTACTcgtatttaaattacaattattatcTAAATCATCATATAGAATTTGAAGAATTGCATTAACAATAAATTCTGATTTCAAATTAAAAGTCATGACCCTCATACTATATCTTAATCGATTTCTTTCACAAAACATATGTTTAAGATTATTCTTTTCACATTTCGTAAAACAGTATTGTCATCATCCATCTTACCTCTTTCACCAACAAGGTTTAATGTTGACAACTCCCTTCATCATCCTCTTTATAATATTAAACgctaagttaaattagttaatccATGATTACCATTTCTATAGTATGGAATAGAGGAGatcattttatatttgaaattctTCGCATTGAAATTTCCAATCTTTGTAGATTAGTTCAAAACCTAATAAGCTAATTcgcataatgttttttttttcttccaattttaatgacaaaattattttagttttttatttaaaatttgtttttgtctTTTTCAGTCTTTAAACTTGCATTTTCTGTTAAATCACCctaaaatagatggaaaagttaatgtttgttaactttgttaacaTGGCATACATGTGGATTCCAGCGTAAATGACATGTccgta
The sequence above is drawn from the Gossypium hirsutum isolate 1008001.06 chromosome A05, Gossypium_hirsutum_v2.1, whole genome shotgun sequence genome and encodes:
- the LOC107957613 gene encoding cysteine desulfurase, mitochondrial encodes the protein MASKLLRQTLTKTYTTAVIRRFSTVAAVASPSEYEDPTGITMKGVKISGRPLYLDMQATTPVDPRVLDSMLPFYLSRYGNPHSRTHLYGWESETAVETARAQVAALIGASPKEIVFTSGATESNNISIKGVMHFYKDKKRHVITTQTEHKCVLDSCRHLQQEGFEVTYLPVGSDGLIDLDRLRKEIRPDTGLISVMAVNNEIGVVQPVEEIGKICKEFNVPFHTDAAQALGKIKVDVEKWNVSLMSLSGHKIYGPKGVGALYMRRRPRIRVEPQMNGGGQERGIRSGTVPTPLVVGIGAACDLAMKEMEYDEKRIKGLQERLLNGIREKIDGVVVNGSMDRRYVGNLNLSFAYVEGESLLMGLKEVAVSSGSACTSASLEPSYVLRALGVDEDMAHTSIRFGIGRFTTEEEIDRAVELTVKQVEKLREMSPLYEMVKEGIDIKQIQWAQH
- the LOC107961239 gene encoding uncharacterized protein At1g76070 encodes the protein MYKNRVCKILLSKCLDRMKKQGKPKSMILRILPKAVSAVRVSFQNPPFSPGKDKRAACASKGLSCPIISIIPNEARRKSKSGTLETPDPTSPKVSCMGQIKHKKNIRKLAAKANLKPVSVPLPHQSSSPTQGKKQASKLRRVFSLAKSDAPSSNKKDLPDMNRAPGLGEMKRFASGRDAFASFDWTAQIAPLEADHVHRDYNYYSDDERRDGDFEEEEEVMIPFSAPMRIGCEGLPLRPRKEINIWKRRTTNPPPPLQLKSL